The Henckelia pumila isolate YLH828 chromosome 2, ASM3356847v2, whole genome shotgun sequence genome includes a window with the following:
- the LOC140880021 gene encoding nuclear pore complex protein GP210, translating into MLPSAAVLLYGLLLLLHHAKALSSYGPHIADVNILLPPKMTYPVEYRLQGSDGCFKWSWDHQDILSVLPEYNSSSRCSTSARLKSIAPYGGRQETAVYATDLNSGTVIRCKVYIDAISRIQIFHNSIKLDLDGLATLRVRAFDSEENVFSSLVGLQFSWQLMPEIDGFPHNLIHVPLKESPLSDCGGLCGDLEIQVKLEESGVYSDLFVVKGTGIGHETVSVHLLEPLFMHLEDKIVLTVAEAMSLDPPSPVFVIVGAVVNYNLKVIRNNSPHLVSLPSPFHLWSVLNSSVARVEREMGKVHALDLGMTTIVVDDTRVVGHMQTSSLHVVLPDSLLLFISALSPHEDLSKGTRPIPSVSRWYVVSGRQYLIEVKVFSRGPGAQEIYITESDEIELHDSNVEFWDILPVSDSITTKPNYRILNANFCGLERLTATLGYSSGHDMRKEVLKVVQEIMVCDQVKFMIKGESGASDSILLPWVPGLYQVLELEASGGCAMSSSDYKWYSSDVATVSVSASGIVQAKKPGKASIRAVSIFDSLNYDEVVVEVTSPSSMIILPRFPVETSVGTYLQASVTLKAPSGSYFYACDAFRSLVKWKTESESFIIVNGTVDLILPNKQEDVEPRSSSHGPPCAWTLIYASNHGRSVVHATLTKENQHLDQTSMGPVVLKASSNIAAYLPLIAHQASNGNQFGGYWFDLVQAKSQNQLSNLEHLYLVPGTHVDIMLNGGPERWGQDVEYIETVEGLDEHQLHVKGRVVIYQMPTSNGNAYRIGCESLGTFKLIFRRGNLVGKDHPLPAVAEVQLSLTCSFPSTIVIIADEAMNAPQILQSAAQANRTPVGTRVSPVTVANGRRIRVSSVGISDCKKAFANSSSLNLRWELIGCQGMVLMDDAYSSSTAKSSWERFFILQNTSGQCTIRATVVSFIDSIGHLEFTRMLEGSMNNLTDSIQLQLVSTLRISPEFSLLFFSLDARLNLSITGGSCFLDFIVNDTQIVEVMQQSPAYHCSHLMLAPKSLGHALVTVHDIGLVPPLVASSAVQVADIEWLKITAGEYISIMEGNLQSLHFLAGVGDGWSFDSSQYIFMNIHVHIEDDVVELVEDYDFAFVGDGYVHAPNFTIRGTHLGVTTIYLSTVQHSGLEILSQPVKVEVYAPPSVHPSNIFLVPGSSFVLTVRGGPKLGTHAQYASMDGQIAQIHKSSGRLSAISPGNSTVVVTIYSTGDKLLCQAYTAVKVGIPSSAILNVQSEQLAIGRFTQIHASLSEGNLFSLFGLCKNFNWAVEDKEILNFHVANHAPEVVEHNSVKNIPSGSLNKQDSSFIQVMYGLSAGKTNVTVSFSCDIRLSNSLSKSVFYSASRLLWVVSGLPLALGSPVTWILPPHYTSSDLLPLFSHGYDKGKPESAKVAIVYSLLGHYDRKTEEVQDAAIHIKGAKIITKGFDDLVCIQAKDKLTGRTEVASCVKVTEVAQIRIVTDEFPVHTLPLGARLDLSIKYHDALGNPFHEAHNVTLFEAKTNNPDVISVDTSNHNGSIHLLAKSQGIALLQISLINNPQKSDYVLISVGPHLYPQNPVMYQGTSLNFGIKGFSDSTSGQWFSGNASIVSVERGSGKTEAVRAGQTHVIFKSSSLKLSTEVTVLETNTVSVEPPKEVLTNVPFPLKGYAFSVKFSGAYTDLHGVVGNNMLSLFECEVDPPHIGFSKPWKDLDTDNLYCLFFPYSPEHLARSTPNLGDTGHHMSVIVRASLKGNHRISGSASAAFIGGFKVLELDQQSLNLNMTQDSNKRIITVIGNTDIEINWRDRDRLSIRPIREGDAGEGRHVRYEVKVLGVESFEDQLILSLPATGQSVEINVSFDAEERKAVVKTADVVSWIGLVAILFLLILTVTFLIYCIDKPDRSEPIVPSGTPSVAAPVTPERSSPAVTNDQSPRTPQPFLDYVRRTLDETPYYRQDFRRRVNPQNTY; encoded by the exons ATGCTACCATCTGCTGCTGTTCTGCTCTATGGCCTCCTCTTGCTGCTGCATCACGCGAAGGCGCTTTCGAGCTATGGCCCTCACATTGCCGACGTTAACATACTCTTGCCTCCCAAAATGACTTACCCAGTTGAATACAGGCTTCAAGGCAGCGACGGTTGCTTTAAATG GTCATGGGATCACCAAGACATTTTATCTGTGTTGCCGGAGTACAATTCGAGCAGCCGTTGCTCGACGAGTGCCCGGCTGAAGTCCATTGCTCCTTATGGTGGGAGACAGGAGACTGCTGTTTACGCAACTGACTTGAACTCTGGAACGGTGATTCGCTGCAAAGTTTACATTGACGCTATCTCGAGGATCCAGATATTTCATAACTCTATCAAGCTTGACCTTGACGGGTTGGCTACTCTTCGTGTTCGGGCATTCGATAGTGAAG AAAATGTATTTTCCTCATTGGTGGGCCTGCAATTCAGTTGGCAACTGATGCCTGAAATTGATGGATTTCCTCATAACCTTATCCATGTTCCTTTGAAGGAATCTCCATTGAGCGACTGTGGTGGTTTGTGTGGTGACCTGGAAATCCAGGTGAAGCTTGAAGAAAGTGGTGTATATTCGGATCTGTTCGTAGTTAAAGGCACTGGAATTGGTCATGAAACAGTTTCTGTACATTTGCTAGAACCATTGTTTATGCATTTGGAAGATAAAATTGTTTTGACTGTGGCAGAAGCAATGTCATTGGATCCTCCATCACCTGTTTTTGTTATTGTCGGTGCTGTTGTCAACTACAATCTGAAGGTTATTCGTAATAATAGTCCACATTTAGTAAGTTTACCATCTCCTTTCCATCTATGGTCAGTTTTGAATTCTTCAGTTGCTCGGGTGGAGAGAGAAATGGGTAAAGTTCATGCATTGGACTTAGGTATGACCACAATTGTTGTTGATGATACTAGGGTTGTTGGGCACATGCAAACATCATCTCTTCATGTCGTCTTACCTGATTCTTTGTTGTTGTTTATATCCGCTCTATCTCCTCACGAAGATCTTTCTAAGGGCACTAGGCCCATTCCCTCTGTATCACGCTGGTATGTTGTTTCTGGCAGACAATATCTCATTGAGGTGAAGGTTTTCTCGCGGGGACCTGGGGCACAGGAAATTTACATAACAGAAAGTGATGAAATTGAACTTCATGATAGCAATGTCGAATTCTGGGATATACTTCCAGTATCAGATTCTATAACAACCAAACCGAATTATAGAATTCTCAATGCAAATTTCTGTGGATTGGAAAGGCTGACTGCAACTTTGGGTTACAGCAGTGGGCATGATATGAGAAAAGAAGTTCTCAAAGTTGTTCAAGAAATCATGGTCTGTGATCAAGTTAAATTCATGATTAAAGGAGAGAGTGGTGCTTCTGACAGTATTCTCCTCCCGTGGGTCCCTGGTCTGTATCAGGTTTTAGAGTTGGAAGCAAGTGGAGGTTGTGCAATGTCTTCTAGTGATTATAAATGGTATTCATCAGATGTGGCTACCGTGTCTGTGTCAGCTTCTGGAATTGTTCAGGCAAAAAAGCCTGGAAAAGCTTCTATCCGAGCTGTTTCTATCTTTGATTCATTGAATTATGATGAGGTAGTTGTTGAAGTTACCTCGCCCTCTTCGATGATTATTCTTCCTCGCTTTCCTGTGGAGACTTCTGTCGGAACATATCTTCAAGCTTCTGTGACATTAAAGGCACCAAGTGGATCTTATTTCTATGCATGTGATGCTTTCAGGTCTTTGGTGAAATGGAAAACCGAAAGTGAGTCTTTTATAATTGTCAATGGAACTGTTGACTTAATTTTGCCAAACAAGCAGGAAGATGTTGAACCCAGATCCTCATCACATGGTCCTCCATGTGCTTGGACCCTTATTTATGCATCTAATCATGGTCGCTCTGTGGTGCATGCAACATTGACCAAAGAAAATCAACATTTGGACCAGACTAGTATGGGCCctgttgttttgaaagcatctTCTAATATTGCAGCATATTTACCTCTCATAGCACATCAGGCAAGCAATGGGAACCAGTTTGGTGGTTACTGGTTTGACTTGGTTCAGGCCAAATCGCAAAATCAGTTAAGTAATTTGGAGCATCTATATCTTGTCCCTGGAACGCACGTGGATATAATGTTAAATGGGGGACCAGAAAGGTGGGGTCAAGATGTTGAATATATTGAAACGGTGGAAGGTTTAGATGAACATCAATTGCATGTGAAAGGTAGAGTTGTCATTTATCAAATGCCAACCAGCAATGGTAATGCATACAGAATAGGATGTGAAAGTTTGGGGACTTTCAAACTCATTTTTAGGCGTGGTAACTTAGTTGGAAAAGATCATCCTTTGCCGGCTGTAGCGGAAGTACAGTTATCACTTACATGTAGTTTTCCTTCTACCATTGTAATAATAGCAGATGAAGCTATGAATGCACCTCAAATTTTGCAATCTGCTGCTCAGGCTAACCGCACACCAGTAGGAACTCGTGTATCTCCAGTTACGGTTGCCAATGGACGGAGAATACGAGTCTCCTCAGTTGGTATTAGTGATTGTAAAAAAGCATTTGCGAATTCATCTTCTCTCAATTTAAGGTGGGAACTTATTGGATGTCAAGGGATGGTACTTATGGATGATGCCTACAGTTCGTCAACAGCAAAATCCAGTTGGGAGAGATTTTTTATCTTGCAAAATACATCTGGACAGTGCACCATCCGCGCTACAGTTGTTTCTTTCATCGATTCTATAGGCCATCTTGAGTTTACCAGGATGCTTGAAGGTTCCATGAATAATCTGACAGATTCAATCCAGCTGCAGCTCGTTTCTACTCTTAGAATTAGTCCAGAGTTTAGCTTGTTGTTTTTCAGTTTGGATGCCAGGCTGAACCTCTCAATCACCGGAGGGAGCTGCTTCTTGGATTTTATAGTGAATGATACTCAGATTGTGGAAGTTATGCAGCAAAGTCCTGCTTATCATTGTTCACATTTAATGTTGGCTCCTAAAAGCTTAGGGCATGCACTTGTGACTGTTCATGATATTGGTCTTGTCCCTCCGCTTGTTGCATCTTCTGCGGTCCAAGTTGCAGATATTGAGTGGCTTAAGATCACAGCAGGAGAATATATAAGCATCATGGAAGGAAATCTGCAGTCTCTACATTTTCTGGCCGGGGTTGGGGATGGGTGGAGCTTTGACTCTTCTCAGTACATTTTCATGAATATTCATGTTCATATTGAAGACGATGTGGTTGAGCTTGTGGAGGACTATGATTTTGCATTTGTGGGAGATGGGTATGTGCATGCGCCGAATTTCACCATTCGAGGCACTCATCTTGGGGTGACAACCATTTATCTTAGCACTGTCCAACATTCTGGGCTTGAAATTCTGAGCCAACCTGTCAAGGTGGAAGTCTATGCCCCACCAAGCGTACATCCCAGTAATATATTCCTTGTACCTGGTTCATCTTTTGTACTCACTGTACGAGGAGGCCCTAAACTTGGTACACATGCTCAATATGCGAGTATGGATGGTCAGATTGCACAGATTCACAAGTCTTCAGGTCGACTGTCGGCAATTTCTCCTGGGAACAGTACAGTAGTTGTCACAATATACAGTACTGGTGACAAATTGCTTTGTCAAGCATACACTGCTGTTAAAGTTGGGATTCCTTCTTCAGCAATTCTGAACGTTCAGAGTGAACAGCTTGCTATTGGCCGCTTCACGCAAATTCATGCTTCTCTTTCTGAGGGAAATTTATTCTCCTTATTTGGGCTCTGTAAAAATTTTAATTGGGCTGTGGAGGATAAGgagattttgaattttcatGTGGCAAATCATGCACCAGAAGTAGTAGAGCATAACAGTGTAAAAAATATTCCTTCTGGTTCCTTGAACAAGCAAGACAGTAGCTTTATTCAAGTTATGTATGGATTATCTGCTGGCAAGACAAATGTTACAGTTTCTTTCTCCTGTGATATCAGATTATCGAATTCATTGTCAAAGTCAGTGTTTTATAGTGCATCTAGATTACTGTGGGTGGTCTCTGGTCTTCCACTTGCTCTTGGATCACCAGTGACCTGGATCCTTCCTCCTCATTACACATCATCAGATCTATTACCTTTATTTTCACATGGGTACGACAAAGGGAAACCTGAAAGTGCTAAAGTTGCAATTGTGTATTCTCTGTTAGGGCATTACGATAGGAAGACCGAGGAGGTGCAGGATGCTGCAATACACATCAAAGGTgctaaaatcataacaaaagGATTTGATGATCTTGTGTGCATCCAAGCAAAAGACAAGTTAACTGGGAGAACTGAGGTTGCTTCTTGTGTGAAGGTTACTGAGGTTGCTCAAATAAGAATAGTGACAGACGAGTTTCCTGTCCATACACTACCTCTGGGTGCAAGGCTTGATCTGTCAATCAAATATCACGATGCTCTTGGAAATCCTTTTCATGAGGCTCATAATGTCACGCTGTTTGAAGCTAAAACCAATAATCCTGATGTTATCTCAGTTGACACCAGCAATCATAATGGGAGTATCCATCTTCTGGCAAAAAGCCAAGGGATAGCCCTTTTACAAATATCCTTGATCAATAATCCTCAGAAATCAGACTATGTTCTGATTTCTGTCGGGCCACACTTGTATCCTCAGAATCCTGTCATGTACCAAGGAACCAGCCTTAATTTTGGCATTAAAGGCTTCAGTGATTCAACTTCAGGCCAGTGGTTTAGTGGCAATGCAAGTATTGTATCTGTGGAGAGAGGATCTGGAAAAACTGAGGCTGTACGAGCAGGTCAAACCCATGTTATCTTCAAGAGTTCAAGTTTGAAGCTTAGCACTGAGGTTACCGTATTGGAGACAAATACTGTGTCTGTTGAGCCTCCAAAAGAGGTACTTACAAATGTGCCATTTCCACTGAAAGGATACGCCTTCTCTGTAAAGTTTAGTGGTGCTTACACGGACCTTCATGGAGTTGTTGGGAACAACATGCTATCCTTGTTTGAGTGTGAAGTCGATCCCCCCCACATTGGGTTTTCTAAGCCATGGAAGGATCTGGACACTGATAACCTGTATTGCTTATTCTTCCCTTATTCTCCAGAACATTTGGCACGATCAACTCCCAACTTGGGAGATACGGGGCATCATATGTCAGTTATTGTTAGAGCATCACTCAAAGGAAACCATCGTATTTCTGGTTCTGCATCCGCTGCTTTTATTGGTGGCTTTAAAGTACTTGAATTGGACCAACAATCGTTGAATCTTAACATGACACAGGACTCCAACAAGAGGATCATAACCGTTATTGGGAATACCGATATCGAGATCAATTGGCGTGACAGGGATCGCCTTTCCATTAGACCCATCAGGGAGGGAGATGCTGGGGAAGGGAGGCATGTGCGATATGAGGTCAAAGTTCTTGGAGTTGAGAGTTTTGAAGATCAACTCATCCTCTCTCTCCCAGCCACCGGTCAAAGTGTTGAAATTAATGTTAGTTTTGACGCTGAGGAGAGAAAAGCAGTGGTCAAAACAGCAGATGTCGTTTCATGGATTGGTTTAGTGGCAATTTTATTCTTGTTGATCTTAACCGTGACCTTCCTAATATATTGCATTGACAAACCTGATAGATCCGAACCCATTGTTCCTTCTGGCACTCCAAGTGTGGCAGCACCTGTAACTCCTGAGCGATCTAGCCCTGCTGTTACAAATGATCAGTCTCCTCGGACACCACAGCCGTTCCTAGACTATGTTCGGAGGACACTGGATGAAACTCCATATTACAGGCAAGACTTCAGGAGGAGGGTCAATCCTCAAAATACATATTAG